One region of Flavobacterium sp. KACC 22763 genomic DNA includes:
- a CDS encoding PPC domain-containing DNA-binding protein has product MNIQLHKTFIAIVLLFTLNAANAQQKDTEECRYTKTNYGFLMVLREGDNVLALIENLAKEQKIPSANFTGIGFAQEATFGFYDFGEKKFHPKTFNKVEMGSITGSIAWNGDKPSIHMHGVATDDKFDAYGGHILGLKVGTGSMEIYITVNSEKLERKVEQPLNANVLQLPCLK; this is encoded by the coding sequence ATGAATATTCAACTCCATAAAACCTTTATCGCAATAGTGCTTTTATTCACTTTAAATGCAGCTAATGCACAACAAAAAGATACTGAAGAATGCCGTTATACCAAGACCAATTATGGATTTCTGATGGTTCTTCGCGAAGGCGATAATGTTTTGGCATTAATTGAAAACTTGGCAAAAGAGCAAAAAATACCTTCGGCCAATTTTACTGGAATTGGTTTTGCGCAAGAAGCCACTTTCGGTTTTTATGATTTTGGCGAAAAGAAATTTCATCCCAAAACTTTCAATAAAGTCGAAATGGGAAGCATTACAGGATCTATTGCCTGGAACGGAGACAAACCTTCTATACACATGCACGGCGTAGCAACCGATGACAAATTTGATGCATACGGCGGCCATATTCTTGGACTGAAAGTTGGAACGGGTTCGATGGAGATTTATATCACAGTAAACTCAGAAAAATTAGAACGAAAAGTAGAACAACCGCTGAATGCGAATGTTTTACAATTGCCTTGTTTAAAATAA
- a CDS encoding Crp/Fnr family transcriptional regulator, translating into MPQNPSPEDVKRIFEKYFTADMNIWKGFSEKIKVREFEKSEIIKDYQGVEKYLNIIIKGSAGLFVWDGKRDICINLLYENSFISDYMSFLNQQPSVIKTEALEDIVLWSISHQDLNELYQRSETGLRIGKAISEMLYVRKQQEQINLLTLSPQERYLKLIEGRPEIFQRTPLKIIASYLGLTAESLSRIRKRVMEK; encoded by the coding sequence ATGCCACAAAATCCGTCTCCAGAAGATGTAAAAAGAATTTTCGAAAAGTATTTTACTGCCGATATGAATATCTGGAAAGGGTTTTCGGAGAAAATTAAAGTCCGTGAATTTGAGAAGTCAGAAATTATAAAAGATTATCAAGGTGTCGAAAAATATCTCAATATCATCATTAAAGGGTCGGCGGGTTTATTTGTTTGGGATGGCAAAAGAGATATCTGCATTAATTTATTGTATGAAAATAGTTTTATAAGCGACTATATGTCTTTTTTAAATCAGCAGCCATCGGTTATTAAAACTGAAGCTTTAGAAGATATAGTGCTTTGGTCTATTTCTCATCAAGATTTAAATGAATTGTACCAAAGATCTGAAACAGGCTTACGAATCGGAAAAGCTATTTCTGAAATGCTTTATGTGCGTAAACAGCAGGAACAGATTAATCTTTTAACACTTTCGCCACAAGAACGCTATTTAAAACTTATAGAAGGAAGACCAGAAATTTTTCAGAGAACACCTTTAAAAATCATCGCTTCTTATCTCGGATTAACAGCAGAAAGTCTAAGCCGAATTCGAAAAAGAGTTATGGAAAAATGA
- a CDS encoding CPBP family intramembrane glutamic endopeptidase, whose translation MKNKINIGAIIVFYVVAVICRYAAVKTNLLSGIENPYLVILLRGAGPALGALVAIKIFSLHNPMSLKGIYKKAIVPFAVYWILPAVLIAGVYYLTIGKFPILLMFTVLAYGLLEEIGWRGFLQEQLKSLPKFTSILIITVLWFAWHLNLEMTPNNMIFLGIIFFGTWGIGKVYSSTGSLLAVAGVHSLNNFFRDGLHSTELTLIAILLIIWIGFIILYNRKYKAVANPA comes from the coding sequence ATGAAAAATAAAATCAACATTGGAGCCATTATAGTTTTTTACGTAGTCGCAGTAATCTGCAGATATGCAGCTGTAAAAACCAATTTATTATCTGGAATAGAAAATCCGTATTTAGTGATTTTACTACGCGGTGCTGGTCCTGCTTTAGGAGCTTTGGTTGCGATAAAAATATTCTCCCTTCATAATCCAATGTCTTTAAAGGGAATATACAAAAAGGCAATTGTTCCATTTGCGGTTTATTGGATTCTTCCAGCAGTTTTAATTGCTGGTGTTTATTACCTTACAATTGGCAAATTCCCAATTTTATTAATGTTTACCGTTCTAGCTTACGGACTTTTGGAAGAAATTGGATGGCGTGGATTTTTACAAGAACAATTAAAATCGCTTCCTAAATTTACTTCTATCTTGATTATTACAGTTCTTTGGTTTGCTTGGCATTTAAACTTAGAAATGACTCCAAACAACATGATTTTCCTCGGAATTATTTTCTTTGGAACTTGGGGAATCGGGAAAGTATATTCTTCTACAGGTTCATTATTAGCAGTCGCAGGAGTACATTCACTAAACAATTTCTTCAGAGATGGATTACACTCGACAGAATTAACTTTAATCGCAATTTTATTAATAATTTGGATTGGTTTTATTATTCTTTATAACAGAAAATATAAAGCTGTGGCAAACCCAGCTTAA
- a CDS encoding NAD(P)/FAD-dependent oxidoreductase, whose protein sequence is MRTNPDVLIIGGGLAGLAGAIHLSKKGLKVILIEKNTFPKHKVCGEYISNEILPYLFWLDVDVLKLHPTSISNFEFTAQNGKTAKTKLPLGGFGVSRYELDHFLSQKAMENGCTIVTETVTNISFENDIFTVTTSEEILSAKIVLGAYGKRSNIDQVLSRDFISKKSPWLAVKGHYSGNFDESLVSLYNFQGGYCGVSKVENDVINICYLADFETFKKYKNIEEYQKSVLYKNKKLKAIFENSTSLFEKPITISQISFDRKEPVENHILMIGDTAGLIHPMCGNGMAMAIHSAKIASELILDFYYGKIKSRSELEKKYIQEWKKHFSKRLFFGRILAKALTYKNFTHVMTTIAASVPSLLSVIIKQTHGRLITVE, encoded by the coding sequence ATGAGAACAAATCCTGATGTGCTTATTATTGGTGGCGGTCTTGCTGGTCTTGCTGGCGCTATACACTTATCCAAAAAAGGATTAAAGGTGATTCTTATCGAAAAAAATACGTTTCCAAAACATAAAGTCTGCGGAGAATATATTTCAAATGAAATACTTCCTTATTTATTTTGGCTTGATGTGGATGTTCTAAAGCTTCATCCTACTTCTATTTCAAATTTCGAATTTACAGCACAAAATGGTAAAACGGCAAAAACTAAACTTCCTTTGGGAGGTTTTGGAGTAAGCCGATATGAATTAGACCATTTTCTATCTCAAAAAGCAATGGAAAACGGCTGTACGATTGTAACAGAAACAGTTACCAATATTTCTTTTGAAAACGACATTTTTACCGTAACCACTTCTGAAGAAATTCTTTCTGCTAAAATCGTTTTGGGCGCTTATGGCAAAAGATCAAATATAGATCAGGTTTTGTCAAGAGATTTTATTTCTAAAAAATCGCCATGGTTGGCAGTCAAAGGACATTACTCAGGAAATTTTGACGAAAGTCTTGTTTCTTTGTACAACTTTCAAGGTGGTTATTGCGGTGTTTCAAAAGTCGAAAACGACGTGATAAACATTTGCTATTTGGCCGATTTTGAAACGTTCAAAAAGTATAAAAACATTGAAGAGTATCAAAAATCAGTACTTTATAAAAACAAGAAACTAAAGGCAATTTTTGAAAACAGCACTTCCCTATTTGAAAAACCCATAACAATAAGCCAAATATCTTTTGACAGAAAAGAACCTGTAGAAAACCATATTTTAATGATTGGCGATACTGCAGGATTAATTCATCCTATGTGTGGCAACGGCATGGCAATGGCAATTCACAGCGCCAAAATTGCTTCAGAATTAATATTGGATTTTTATTATGGAAAGATCAAATCAAGAAGCGAATTGGAGAAAAAGTACATTCAGGAATGGAAAAAGCATTTTAGCAAAAGATTATTCTTTGGACGAATATTAGCCAAAGCGCTGACATACAAAAATTTCACACATGTAATGACCACTATTGCAGCTTCGGTTCCGTCATTACTTTCAGTTATTATAAAACAAACACACGGCCGTCTGATAACAGTTGAATAA
- a CDS encoding methyltransferase domain-containing protein, which yields MSVNTKYRTEEIEIMDDFSLEGEELIGALDQIASINQLLGGNKLTLHGIKELFKKTDISKTIIIADIGCGNGDMLRMLAKYGKKNNLSFKLIGIDANAFTIDYAKRLSKDFPNIEYLCIDIFSEEFHQLKYDIVLCTLTLHHFTTNQIADVMNTLNKNASIGIVVNDLHRSKLAYHLFELIGVVFNLNNMSRNDGLISILKGFKKNELESLSQKLNLKNYSINWKWAFRYQWIITKI from the coding sequence ATGAGTGTAAACACCAAATATAGAACAGAAGAAATTGAAATCATGGATGATTTTTCGCTAGAAGGCGAAGAATTGATCGGTGCTTTAGACCAAATTGCTTCTATCAATCAATTGCTTGGAGGTAATAAACTGACACTTCACGGCATAAAAGAGCTTTTTAAAAAGACTGATATTTCTAAAACAATAATAATCGCAGACATAGGCTGCGGAAATGGAGATATGCTCAGAATGCTTGCCAAATATGGAAAAAAGAATAATCTCAGCTTTAAACTAATAGGCATTGATGCCAACGCTTTTACGATCGATTATGCTAAAAGACTTTCTAAAGATTTTCCAAATATAGAATACCTCTGTATAGATATTTTTAGCGAAGAATTTCATCAGTTAAAATATGATATTGTGTTGTGTACGCTTACATTACATCATTTTACCACAAATCAGATCGCAGATGTAATGAATACTTTGAACAAAAATGCTTCGATAGGAATTGTAGTAAACGATCTTCATAGAAGCAAACTAGCTTATCACCTATTCGAACTTATTGGCGTCGTTTTCAATCTCAACAATATGTCACGCAATGACGGATTGATTTCTATTCTTAAAGGATTCAAGAAAAATGAATTAGAAAGCTTATCGCAAAAATTAAATTTAAAAAACTACTCCATAAACTGGAAATGGGCTTTTCGCTACCAATGGATAATTACAAAAATATGA
- a CDS encoding type III polyketide synthase, which yields MSVKIITAVKQLPQYSRTTEEILPFVDIWLKGQEERFVKKVKKIFEGASVDKRYSIMQPSEVFTATSFEEKNDIYSREMIVLGHQVLEKALEKTGWDPQSLDYIITVSCTGIMIPSLDAYLINKMKLRQDIVRLPVTEMGCAAGISGIIYAKNFLKSNPGKRAAVIAVESPTATFQLDDFSMPNIVSAAIFGDGAACCLLSSKEEDSGPEILDEQMYHFYDAEHMMGFKLTNGGLQMVLDIEVPDTIASHFEDIIHPFLKQNNLEIKDIDHMIFHPGGKKIVTTVESLFAGLEKNIDDTKEVLREYGNMSSATVLYVLENIMNRNPKKGEKGLMLSFGPGFSAQRVLLQW from the coding sequence ATGAGTGTCAAGATAATTACAGCTGTTAAACAGCTTCCGCAATATTCACGTACCACAGAAGAAATTCTTCCGTTTGTCGATATATGGCTCAAAGGTCAGGAAGAACGTTTTGTCAAGAAAGTGAAAAAAATATTTGAAGGCGCTTCGGTAGACAAACGCTATTCTATTATGCAACCTTCAGAAGTTTTTACTGCCACTTCATTCGAAGAAAAAAATGATATTTACAGCCGTGAAATGATTGTTTTAGGACATCAGGTTCTTGAGAAAGCATTAGAAAAAACAGGCTGGGATCCCCAGAGTTTAGATTATATTATTACCGTAAGTTGCACCGGAATTATGATTCCTTCGCTTGACGCTTATCTAATTAATAAAATGAAATTGAGACAGGACATCGTACGTCTTCCTGTAACCGAAATGGGTTGCGCCGCTGGAATCTCTGGAATTATTTATGCAAAGAATTTTTTAAAATCAAATCCAGGAAAGCGTGCAGCTGTAATTGCGGTTGAATCTCCAACAGCAACTTTCCAGCTTGATGATTTCTCAATGCCCAATATTGTCAGCGCAGCCATTTTTGGAGATGGTGCTGCCTGTTGTTTATTATCTTCCAAAGAAGAAGATTCGGGTCCTGAAATTCTAGATGAACAAATGTATCATTTTTATGATGCCGAACATATGATGGGCTTCAAACTCACTAACGGTGGATTGCAAATGGTTCTCGATATTGAAGTTCCAGACACGATTGCTTCTCATTTTGAAGATATTATCCATCCTTTTTTAAAGCAGAATAATCTAGAAATTAAAGACATTGACCACATGATATTTCATCCGGGCGGAAAAAAAATTGTGACAACTGTAGAATCGCTTTTTGCTGGACTGGAAAAGAATATTGATGATACGAAGGAAGTTCTCAGAGAATATGGCAATATGTCGAGCGCAACTGTTTTGTATGTTTTAGAAAATATTATGAACCGAAATCCGAAAAAAGGAGAAAAAGGTTTAATGCTGAGTTTTGGGCCAGGATTCTCGGCACAAAGAGTTTTATTACAATGGTAA
- a CDS encoding 3-hydroxyacyl-ACP dehydratase FabZ family protein, with amino-acid sequence MELNEIMAQLPYSEPFLFVDELLHADENGVTGTYTFRENLDFYRGHFKNNPVTPGVILTETMAQIGMVCLGIFLLGNDLGENTVIAFTSADMEFLKPVYPNEKVTVTSEKLFFRFGKLKCNAVMKNEAGQEVCRGVLAGMITKRL; translated from the coding sequence ATGGAATTAAATGAGATAATGGCACAACTTCCCTACAGCGAACCTTTTTTGTTTGTTGATGAATTGCTTCATGCTGATGAAAACGGTGTGACAGGAACATATACTTTTCGAGAGAATCTTGACTTTTACAGAGGACATTTTAAAAATAATCCTGTAACTCCGGGAGTTATCTTAACTGAAACAATGGCTCAGATCGGAATGGTTTGTTTAGGAATATTCCTTTTAGGAAATGATTTGGGAGAAAACACTGTAATCGCTTTTACTTCTGCCGATATGGAGTTTTTGAAACCGGTTTATCCAAATGAAAAAGTAACGGTTACTTCTGAGAAATTGTTTTTTCGTTTTGGAAAATTAAAGTGTAATGCGGTAATGAAAAATGAAGCTGGACAAGAAGTCTGTCGAGGCGTTCTGGCTGGAATGATAACAAAAAGATTATGA
- a CDS encoding beta-ketoacyl-[acyl-carrier-protein] synthase family protein, which yields MKKRVVITGLGVAAPNGVGIPAFTHALQNSISGIRHNAQLEELQFSCQIAGQPQISEELKAQYFTELELRGLNSTGILYGVIAGMEAWNNAGLPINENPDWDSGAIFGAGTSGIDKFRESIYKIDELQIRKLGSTVVAQTMNSGVSAYLGGKIGLGNQVTTNSSACTTGAEAILMAYDRIQSGQAKRILAGSTSDSGPYIWGGFDALRVCSSKFNDKPEEGSRPMSASAAGFVPGSGAGAFVIEDLETAQERGAVIYGEILGGNINSGGQRDGGTMTAPNSIAVQRCIKTAIENAGISAKEIDAINGHLTATTKDSLEIENWTKALGRNGTDFPYINSLKSLTGHCLSASGSVESVATVLQLHEEFLFGNINCSDLHPEIAALIDPSKVLLKTIKFNPKIIAKASFGFGDVNACILFKKFEN from the coding sequence ATGAAAAAGCGAGTGGTTATAACTGGTCTTGGGGTTGCTGCACCAAATGGCGTTGGCATTCCTGCGTTTACTCATGCGTTGCAAAACAGCATTTCAGGCATTCGGCATAATGCTCAGTTAGAAGAACTGCAATTTTCTTGTCAGATTGCGGGTCAGCCTCAAATATCTGAAGAGTTGAAAGCGCAGTATTTTACAGAACTCGAACTTCGCGGGCTCAATAGTACAGGGATTTTATATGGCGTTATCGCGGGTATGGAAGCATGGAATAATGCAGGATTACCAATAAATGAAAATCCAGATTGGGACAGCGGTGCCATTTTTGGAGCTGGAACTTCTGGAATTGACAAATTTCGCGAAAGCATTTATAAAATTGATGAACTTCAAATTCGCAAACTCGGAAGTACAGTTGTGGCACAAACCATGAATAGCGGTGTCAGCGCGTATCTTGGCGGTAAAATCGGGTTAGGAAATCAGGTTACAACAAATTCTTCGGCTTGTACAACTGGTGCCGAAGCTATATTAATGGCGTATGACCGAATACAATCTGGACAAGCAAAACGAATATTAGCAGGAAGCACATCTGATAGCGGTCCCTATATTTGGGGCGGTTTTGATGCGCTTCGTGTCTGCTCATCCAAATTTAATGACAAACCCGAAGAAGGTTCAAGACCAATGAGCGCTTCGGCAGCAGGATTTGTTCCTGGAAGCGGAGCTGGTGCTTTTGTTATTGAAGATCTGGAAACCGCCCAAGAACGTGGAGCCGTAATCTATGGCGAGATATTAGGCGGAAATATCAATTCTGGCGGACAAAGAGATGGCGGAACTATGACTGCTCCTAATAGTATAGCCGTACAAAGATGCATTAAAACAGCCATCGAAAATGCAGGAATCAGCGCAAAGGAAATTGATGCTATAAATGGTCATTTGACAGCCACAACAAAAGATAGTCTTGAAATTGAAAACTGGACAAAAGCATTGGGTCGAAACGGTACTGATTTTCCATATATTAATTCTTTAAAAAGCCTTACAGGACATTGCTTAAGCGCTTCTGGAAGTGTCGAAAGTGTTGCAACAGTTTTACAGCTTCATGAAGAATTTTTGTTTGGAAATATAAACTGTTCTGACCTTCACCCTGAAATCGCAGCATTAATTGATCCTTCAAAAGTGCTTTTAAAAACTATTAAATTCAACCCAAAAATAATTGCAAAGGCCAGTTTTGGTTTTGGCGATGTAAATGCATGTATACTATTTAAAAAATTTGAAAACTAA
- a CDS encoding acyl carrier protein: protein MDRTELIKELKVIIKPFTANTEAFDNLTEETDFIKDLNINSANLVDIVLDIEENFDVVIDNADMERMLNVKAAVEIIETKLAEK, encoded by the coding sequence ATGGATAGAACTGAACTTATCAAGGAATTAAAAGTAATTATCAAGCCTTTTACAGCTAACACAGAAGCATTTGACAATCTAACAGAAGAAACCGACTTTATTAAAGACCTAAACATCAATTCGGCCAATCTGGTTGATATTGTATTGGATATTGAAGAAAACTTTGATGTCGTGATTGACAATGCCGATATGGAACGCATGCTTAACGTAAAAGCTGCTGTTGAAATTATCGAAACCAAACTCGCCGAAAAATGA
- a CDS encoding 4'-phosphopantetheinyl transferase superfamily protein: MIGNDIIDLAQSRVESRWQRKGFIEKLFTKEEQQYIKDSEKPEIMVWLLWSMKEAAYKIYNRQTKIREFSPKKLCCSLNFLNSNLSLGKVTCNENTYYTKSIFSLESIHTIAVDNLENIKNIIEVENKKIIKDENGIPYLKMGNRLQYISISHHGRFEKWVTLRK; encoded by the coding sequence ATGATCGGCAATGATATTATAGATCTTGCGCAGTCACGCGTAGAAAGCCGTTGGCAGCGCAAAGGTTTTATAGAAAAGCTTTTTACTAAAGAAGAACAGCAATATATAAAAGACTCTGAAAAACCTGAAATTATGGTCTGGCTTTTATGGAGTATGAAAGAAGCTGCTTATAAAATTTATAACCGACAGACCAAAATACGGGAATTTAGTCCCAAAAAGCTGTGCTGTTCTTTAAATTTTTTAAACTCTAATCTTTCTTTAGGAAAAGTAACCTGCAATGAAAACACGTATTATACCAAAAGTATATTTTCTTTAGAAAGCATTCATACAATTGCTGTAGATAATTTAGAAAACATCAAAAATATAATTGAAGTTGAAAACAAAAAAATTATAAAAGATGAAAATGGAATTCCATATTTAAAAATGGGCAATAGGCTTCAGTATATTTCGATCAGCCATCATGGAAGGTTTGAAAAATGGGTCACTCTCAGAAAATGA
- a CDS encoding polysaccharide deacetylase family protein, giving the protein MRILFTKLVLFLLFLSLFSCENKKPKPIAKPAYKAGVILSFDDAYVDEWSEADRALRKYSWKATFNVCRIDSIGAPEIKTLLEMQKYGHEIAGHGYHHYNAVKFTKQFSVKEYLKQEIDPMIVSMKKKGFNVTSFAYPYGERSDSLDQALSPLFKIIRGRAFGGEIPEKQDSYFDNSKIVFAFDIDNSHIHFSIPYLLELLDYAKKNNKILILCGHKPVKEITENYQVKIETLEFICKYMKLNDLKFYRLSDLDNLVPPQL; this is encoded by the coding sequence ATGAGAATACTTTTTACTAAACTGGTATTATTTTTATTGTTCTTATCTTTATTTTCATGTGAAAATAAAAAACCGAAACCTATCGCAAAACCAGCATATAAAGCGGGTGTAATTTTATCTTTTGATGATGCTTATGTCGACGAATGGTCTGAAGCAGATCGAGCATTGCGAAAATACTCTTGGAAAGCCACTTTTAATGTCTGCCGAATAGATTCTATTGGAGCTCCAGAAATTAAAACATTGTTAGAAATGCAAAAATATGGTCATGAGATAGCTGGACACGGTTATCATCATTACAATGCGGTTAAGTTTACCAAACAATTTAGCGTCAAAGAATATTTAAAACAAGAAATAGATCCTATGATTGTTTCTATGAAGAAAAAGGGATTCAACGTTACTTCTTTTGCATATCCTTACGGAGAAAGATCAGATTCTCTGGATCAAGCTTTATCTCCTTTATTCAAAATTATAAGAGGACGAGCATTTGGAGGTGAAATTCCAGAGAAACAAGACAGTTATTTTGATAATTCTAAAATTGTATTTGCTTTTGATATTGATAATAGCCATATCCATTTTAGTATTCCGTATTTGCTTGAATTATTAGATTATGCCAAAAAGAACAATAAAATCCTAATTCTATGCGGTCATAAACCTGTCAAGGAAATAACCGAAAACTATCAGGTCAAAATTGAAACTTTAGAATTTATCTGCAAATACATGAAACTGAATGACCTCAAATTCTATCGCCTTTCAGATTTAGATAATCTGGTTCCGCCTCAGCTTTAA
- a CDS encoding response regulator transcription factor translates to MLKERTIQTLFLVIFIISSLPTCYAQYKISGYVDAEQKNKTVYLSLLKYDEETMITENQILFSTQTDNSGYFEFKGQLLSEKDKLYRIHSNINSIKGLQLVADNEKSNFWNFIFSNRDTIYFPKSGNNWFSQSKNSNLTDKEWRKLKSFEEQLEKNNAQIKNKEAQQQAIHDFAEKVKTYSEKSIKHPLLKLLAFSDIKRNDFNIKADFEKDETFYNAISTSLKNYYGETSYYLQYQDEISKISNVILQQKYAFQKKLNYTLGILVLILASISIFQFRKLKVLKPQKAIQEISNLTLTNQEEKITKLILKDKSNKEIADELFISLSTVKTHIRNLYAKLDVANRHELSSKLKNHPWD, encoded by the coding sequence ATGCTAAAAGAAAGAACAATTCAGACTTTATTCTTAGTGATTTTTATTATCTCTTCTCTTCCGACTTGTTACGCACAATACAAGATTTCGGGATATGTTGATGCTGAACAGAAAAACAAAACCGTCTATTTGAGTCTTCTGAAATATGATGAAGAAACCATGATTACCGAAAATCAGATTCTTTTTTCAACTCAGACAGATAATTCTGGTTACTTTGAATTTAAAGGTCAATTGTTATCTGAAAAAGATAAGCTTTACCGTATTCATTCTAATATCAACTCGATTAAGGGATTACAATTGGTTGCGGATAATGAGAAAAGCAATTTTTGGAATTTTATTTTTTCTAACAGAGATACAATCTATTTTCCAAAATCTGGCAACAATTGGTTTAGCCAATCTAAAAACAGCAATTTGACAGACAAAGAATGGAGAAAACTGAAATCTTTTGAAGAACAATTAGAGAAAAATAATGCTCAAATAAAAAACAAAGAAGCGCAGCAGCAGGCAATACATGATTTTGCAGAGAAAGTGAAAACATACAGCGAAAAGAGCATTAAACATCCTCTGCTTAAACTTCTGGCTTTTTCGGATATCAAAAGAAATGATTTCAACATAAAAGCCGATTTTGAAAAAGATGAAACGTTTTATAATGCTATTTCCACTTCATTAAAAAACTACTATGGCGAAACGTCATATTATCTCCAGTATCAAGATGAAATTTCAAAAATTTCAAATGTTATATTACAGCAAAAATATGCATTTCAGAAAAAGCTCAATTATACTTTAGGTATACTCGTTTTAATTTTGGCTTCTATTTCAATTTTTCAATTCAGAAAATTGAAAGTTCTTAAACCTCAAAAAGCAATACAAGAAATCTCAAACCTGACCTTGACCAATCAGGAAGAGAAAATCACCAAACTGATTTTAAAAGATAAATCAAATAAAGAAATTGCTGATGAACTTTTTATTTCACTAAGTACAGTAAAAACCCATATTCGAAATCTTTACGCGAAATTGGATGTTGCAAACCGTCATGAATTGTCTTCTAAATTAAAAAATCATCCTTGGGATTAG